The nucleotide sequence AACGTCAAGATTTTTTTCCGCGGCAAGAAAGTTTATGTTCGGGTTAAGTTTTGCCGTTTCGGTGATGAACCGGCCTTTTCCGCACCCTATTTCAAGGTGCACGGGGTTGTCGTTGTCAAACAGCTTTTCCTCTGTTTTAATTTTTTCAAAATCGTTTATAATAAAGTCCGCGCACGCATTAAGACGGTCGTCGCGGTGCTTTTTCTTTCTCATTCGCATAAATATTTTTTCCTTTTCGCTTGTTTTGTTAAGTATAACACCTGCGCAGAAAAATGTCAACATATTGACTTTAAAACGCAAAAAGACTATAATTATTACAGAACTTTATAAGGACTGATAAAATGCAAGGCGCACCGCTTGAAAGCTACGTCGGCGAGATTGCCGAAATTATATATCAAAACGAGGACAACGGCTATACAATCGCGGAATTTGAAACAAAGGACATTATGTTTACCGCGGTCGGATATATGCCGTCGGTCAGTGCGGGCGAACGGCTTAAAATATCGGGAAAATGGGTTGAACACCACACCTATGGCGAGCAGTTTAAAATTGAGGTTTACGAAAAGTGCGCGCCGAAGGGCGAGGGCGCGATTTTGAGGTATCTTTCGAGCGGAATTATTTCGGGCGTTCGCGAGGCGACGGCGAAAAAAATTGTGGAAAAATTCGGCGAAGATACGCTTGATGTTATAGAAAACCACCCGTTAAAACTTGCCGAAATAAAGGGCATAAGCGCGCAGAAAGCGGTGCTTATAAGCCAAAGCTATATAGAAAAAATGGGCGCGTCGACGCTGGTTATGTTTTTACAGCAGTATTCCGTTTCGGTAAATCTTGCCGCGAAAATTTACAAAAAAATCGGCTCGGGCGCGGTGGATTTTATAAAGAAAAATCCGTATATTCTGTGCGACGAAATAGACGGCGTGGGTTTTAAAACCGCCGACAGTATCGCGCTTTCTATGGGATTTTCAAAAACAAACGCCGGAAGAATTAAATCGGGCACGCTGTATGCGTTAAAGCTCAACACAACTTTCGGACATACCTATCTTCCGCGGAATATCCTGGTTTCGGAGGCAACCCGTCTTTTGGAGGCGGACAGCGCCGAGGTGGAATTTGCCGTTGAGTCGCTCATTATTCAGGGACTTATCATCAGCGAAAAAACGGACGTCGAGGAGAGAATTTACACATATGCGCACCACTGCGCCGAAAAATATGTTGCCGAAAAAATGCGCGATGTTGCGGGCGTTTACTTTGAAGAGGACGACGCGTCGCTTTTAAAACAGATTGAACGAATAGAAAAATATCAGAATATCAGCCTTGCGCAAAACCAGAAAAGCGCGGTTATGAACGCGGTAAAATGCGGTGCAAGCATAATAACGGGCGGACCGGGAACGGGAAAAACCACTATTATAAACACGGTTTTGGAACTTTTTAAAATGCGCGGACTAAAATGTGCGCTTACCGCGCCGACGGGCAGAGCCGCAAAGCGTATGGCGCAAATCTGCGGTATGGAGGCAAAAACGATACACCGTCTTTTGGGTGCAGGCTATTCCGACGGCGACGATAATCTTACATTCTGCGCGGACGAGGAAAATCCGCTCGCGTACGACGTTGTGATTGTGGACGAGATGTCTATGGTGGATATTCTGCTTATGCAAAGCCTTTTAAAAGCGGTAAAGCACGGCAAACGCCTTATTATGGCAGGCGACGTAAATCAGCTCCCGTCTGTGGGTCCGGGCAACGTTTTAAAGGATATTATAAAAAGCGGAATTGTTAAAACTACCTATCTTACCGAAATTTTCAGACAGGCTGAAAAAAGTATGATTGTTGTGAACGCGCACAAAATCATACACGGTGAAATGCCCGTATACAACGGCAAAAACACCGATTTTTTCTTTGCAAATCTTCCCGACGCAAACCGCGGTTCGGACTATATAATTTCGCTTGTCACCGACAAGCTTGTGAGAAAATATGACGTTTCGCCGTTTGACATTCAGGTGCTCTCGCCGTATAAAAAAGGCATTGCAGGCATTATAAACTTAAACGCAAAATTACAGGAAAAAATCAATCCGTTTGACATAAAGAAAAATCAAAAGGATTTCGGCGATATAACCTTCCGCGAGGGCGACAAGGTTATGCAGAACCGAAACAATTACGACATCAAGTGGACGGACACCGAAACGGGCGAGGAGGGAAGCGGTGTTTTCAACGGCGATGTCGGGTATATTCAGTTTATAAATCATTCGCTTAAAAATATGACGGTGATTATGGACGAAAAAAGTGTGGTTTACGATTTTAAAAATCTGGACGAGCTTGACCTTGCGTATGCTATAACGGTGCATAAATCGCAGGGCAGTGAGTTTAAAATTGTTGTTATCCCAGTGTATGACGGGCCGTATATGCTTCTTAACAGAAATCTTTTATACACCGCGGTGACGAGGGCAAAAAACGTTGCGGTGCTGGTGGGGAGCGAAAATATCATACGGAAAATGATTGACAACAACAAGGAAACAAGGCGCTATTCGGGGCTTTGCGATTTTCTTATAAGAGGTGACACTAAAGTTGACATCGGAGCAAACGGCGAAAATTTTAAAGACGGTAAAGGAAGCCTTTCTTAACATATTCTTTCCCAAAAAGTGCGTTTACTGCGGTAAAATTCTCGGCTACAAGTCAAATTTGAGCCTATGTTTACAGTGCGCCGGAAAATGTATGACGCGCGAGAAACCTCTGCGCGATTTTGAAACAAAATATTTCGACTCTGCGCTGTGTGCGTCGTATTACGAAAAGCATATGAGAAACGCAATTCTCAATTTTAAATTTCACGCAGTGACGTATCTTGCGCCTACTTTTGCGCATATTCTGCTTTTAAAGCTGAAAGAGGATTTCCGCTTTGCGTATGCGGACATCATCACGTGCGTTCCGCTCGGCAGGGCGCGTCTTGCAAAAAGAGGCTACAATCAGTCGGAGCTTGTCGCACGCGAAGCGTCAAAGTCGCTTTCGGGCGAGTTTATAAGCAATCTGCTCTTTAAGGTTAAAGATGTTCCTCCGCTTTCCAAAATGACGGCGGCAAAAAGGCGCAGAGCGGTTAAGAACGCGTATAAATTCAACAACAATTTTGACATAAGAGGCAAAACCGTGTTGCTTATAGACGATATTTTCACCACGGGCGCGACGGTTAACGAGTGCGCGCGTATTTTAAAGCTTAACGGCGCAAAGAGTGTTTTTGCAATGTGCGTATGCGAAACACGGCAAAAAGGTTTGTTTGAAAACGATTTACATAAGGAGAATTTTGATGAAAGAAAAAATTTATACAATTCCGATAAACGACGCGTTTGACAAAAACTGCGAATGTGCGGTGTGCGCCTTTATGCGTGAGGAGGAAAAAAAGCTTATCGACTACACAGTCGGCGCGAGTATGATGGAGCCGGACGTGCGCGAGGTGACAAACAAAAAAGGCTTTTGCAAAAAGCATTTTAACGATATTTTCAACACGCCGAACAAATTGAGCTGTGCGCTTGTAACCCAGACGCATATGGAGGAAATCATAAAAAATTTAAAACTCGGCAATGAGAAAATCGAAAAGACGGAAAAGGGATTTTTCAAGAAAAAGGACGGCTTTGACACGGCGCTTTTGTCGGAAACTGCGGATATAGAGAAGCTTAATTCGTCCTGTGCGGTGTGTGACAGGCTTGATGATATTCTTGATAAATTTTTGCAAAATCTCATTTATCTTTACGAAACCGAGCCGGAATTTAAGGAGAAATTTTTAAATTCAAAGGGATTTTGCCTGCCCCATTTTGAAAAGCTTTTAAAGTCGGCGTCAAAACATTTGAAAGGCGCAAAAAAAGAGAAATTTGCGCACGAAATTTATAAAATCGAAATCGAGCATCTCGAGCGCAACCTCGGTGACCTTAAGAATTTTATAAAAAAATTCGACCACCGGTACATAAACACCGAATTTGAAAATTCGCGCGACGCACTTTCACGTTCGGCGCAGAAAATTTCGGGTTATTTTGATGAATAAATTTTTAAAAATCTCCGAGCGTTTTTGCAATGCTTTCGGAGATTTTTTTATTTACAAATTTTTTCAGCTCCGCGTTTTCCTTATATTCGCGCGGTGTGTAAATTTTTTCGTCGGACAGATCTTTAATATGCACGGTTTTGCAGAGAATTTTTGATTTTTTCATTATCTCACCCCGTTTATGCTATGTTTTTCCGCCATTTTGTGTTACACATTTTCGGTTTGAAAATATAATACATTAAGGGGAGGTTGCATATGAAAGAGAAAAAATATGCGGCGGCATACATAAGGGTGTCGACCGACGACCAGATTGAATACAGTCCCGACAGCCAGATGAAGTGCATTGCCGAATTTGCGCAAAAAAACGGATATATTCTGCCGGAGGAATTTGTTTTTCAGGACGACGGAATAAGCGGACGGAGCGCGAAAAAGCGTCCTGCGTTCAACAGAATGATTGCCGAAAGCAAGCGCAAACCGACGCCGTTTGACGCCGTGTTGGTGTGGAAATTTTCGCGTTTTGCACGCAATCAGGAGGAGAGCATTTTTTATAAATCTATGCTTAAGAAAAATAAAATAGAGGTGATAAGCATTTCCGAACCCGTCACCGACGGCCCGTTCGGCGGCCTTATCGAGCGTATTATCGAGTGGTCGGACGAATATTACAGCATACGTCTTTCTGGCGAGGTCAAACGCGGTATGAACGAAAAAGCGTCGCGCGGCGAGGCGGTGACGATAGCGCCGTACGGCTATAAAATGGCGGATAAAAAGTATGTTGCGGACGAAAAAGAAGCTGAAATTGTGCGGTATATTTTCAGCGAATTTGCAAACGGCGCGTCCTACCGTGACATTGCAATGCGCCTTAACGCGATGGGCGCGAAAACGCATCGTTTGAACCCGTTTGAGGGGCGCACGGTGGAGTATATTATAAATAATCCCGTTTATATCGGCAAAATTCGGTGGAGCTTAAACGGCGGTGACGTGTGCGGAATACATACGCCGATTGTGTCAGCCGAGCAGTGGGAGAGGGCGCAGAGCGAGGCGCTGCGCAAAAAAAATATGTATAAACCGTGCGCAAAAAAGTCAGTTAACGGAAACGTTCTGCAAGGGATAATGCGGTGTTCGTCGTGCGGAGGAACGCTTATAAAAACGGGCGAATATCTGCAATGCGGAAAATATACAAAGGGTGTGTGCAAGGTGTCGCACAGTATTCCGTATAAAACCGCGGTACAGGCGGTGATTGAGCATATCGGCGCGGAGTTTGAAACGGGCGGATTTGGGATTAAAAAGCGTCGGACTGACGAAAATGAGGAAAAATATTTTGCTGATTTAATTAAAAAGGAGCAGAAAAAGCTTGATTTGGTGAAGAAAGCGTACGAAAACGAGATTGACACGCTGGAGGAGTATAAGCAGAACAAGGCGCGGATTTTAAAAACGGTTGA is from Qingrenia yutianensis and encodes:
- the recD2 gene encoding SF1B family DNA helicase RecD2, whose product is MQGAPLESYVGEIAEIIYQNEDNGYTIAEFETKDIMFTAVGYMPSVSAGERLKISGKWVEHHTYGEQFKIEVYEKCAPKGEGAILRYLSSGIISGVREATAKKIVEKFGEDTLDVIENHPLKLAEIKGISAQKAVLISQSYIEKMGASTLVMFLQQYSVSVNLAAKIYKKIGSGAVDFIKKNPYILCDEIDGVGFKTADSIALSMGFSKTNAGRIKSGTLYALKLNTTFGHTYLPRNILVSEATRLLEADSAEVEFAVESLIIQGLIISEKTDVEERIYTYAHHCAEKYVAEKMRDVAGVYFEEDDASLLKQIERIEKYQNISLAQNQKSAVMNAVKCGASIITGGPGTGKTTIINTVLELFKMRGLKCALTAPTGRAAKRMAQICGMEAKTIHRLLGAGYSDGDDNLTFCADEENPLAYDVVIVDEMSMVDILLMQSLLKAVKHGKRLIMAGDVNQLPSVGPGNVLKDIIKSGIVKTTYLTEIFRQAEKSMIVVNAHKIIHGEMPVYNGKNTDFFFANLPDANRGSDYIISLVTDKLVRKYDVSPFDIQVLSPYKKGIAGIINLNAKLQEKINPFDIKKNQKDFGDITFREGDKVMQNRNNYDIKWTDTETGEEGSGVFNGDVGYIQFINHSLKNMTVIMDEKSVVYDFKNLDELDLAYAITVHKSQGSEFKIVVIPVYDGPYMLLNRNLLYTAVTRAKNVAVLVGSENIIRKMIDNNKETRRYSGLCDFLIRGDTKVDIGANGENFKDGKGSLS
- a CDS encoding ComF family protein, whose product is MTSEQTAKILKTVKEAFLNIFFPKKCVYCGKILGYKSNLSLCLQCAGKCMTREKPLRDFETKYFDSALCASYYEKHMRNAILNFKFHAVTYLAPTFAHILLLKLKEDFRFAYADIITCVPLGRARLAKRGYNQSELVAREASKSLSGEFISNLLFKVKDVPPLSKMTAAKRRRAVKNAYKFNNNFDIRGKTVLLIDDIFTTGATVNECARILKLNGAKSVFAMCVCETRQKGLFENDLHKENFDERKNLYNSDKRRV
- a CDS encoding DUF6062 family protein, encoding MKEKIYTIPINDAFDKNCECAVCAFMREEEKKLIDYTVGASMMEPDVREVTNKKGFCKKHFNDIFNTPNKLSCALVTQTHMEEIIKNLKLGNEKIEKTEKGFFKKKDGFDTALLSETADIEKLNSSCAVCDRLDDILDKFLQNLIYLYETEPEFKEKFLNSKGFCLPHFEKLLKSASKHLKGAKKEKFAHEIYKIEIEHLERNLGDLKNFIKKFDHRYINTEFENSRDALSRSAQKISGYFDE
- a CDS encoding recombinase family protein, which produces MKEKKYAAAYIRVSTDDQIEYSPDSQMKCIAEFAQKNGYILPEEFVFQDDGISGRSAKKRPAFNRMIAESKRKPTPFDAVLVWKFSRFARNQEESIFYKSMLKKNKIEVISISEPVTDGPFGGLIERIIEWSDEYYSIRLSGEVKRGMNEKASRGEAVTIAPYGYKMADKKYVADEKEAEIVRYIFSEFANGASYRDIAMRLNAMGAKTHRLNPFEGRTVEYIINNPVYIGKIRWSLNGGDVCGIHTPIVSAEQWERAQSEALRKKNMYKPCAKKSVNGNVLQGIMRCSSCGGTLIKTGEYLQCGKYTKGVCKVSHSIPYKTAVQAVIEHIGAEFETGGFGIKKRRTDENEEKYFADLIKKEQKKLDLVKKAYENEIDTLEEYKQNKARILKTVESLKIKLDGAEKRGKNTENANKKYENLTAVMCDEKIPDDVKNKILRSFVDKIVYDKHEKSFDFYYYF